One window from the genome of Prosthecobacter vanneervenii encodes:
- the drt3a gene encoding antiviral reverse transcriptase Drt3a — protein sequence MSSPPFTEGQLRFYMRQQDVRTYQLGDSEDEVLKQVLLARDSLNSPTYSLGLNKPFLKGQELVFEPARLEDKLFLRYLNGRLRRFYKITPPNRNAIVRQLSVILKSDAYLNFVRADIKRFFRTINFRWLIERLRMDGFLSALELNTIIQIEHFSSKFHALGIPWGLSISSTLAEIFLLEFDEKLRETKQVYYYRRFVDDMILVASENAQNILDRITEVLESQSLKLNKIKTIAVSESHTVPIKLDYLGYQFTRALQKSKKPADVTISISKSKCERLRQRIIESFSDFYKNGDWFLLRDRIKSLTGNYTINKSAHSSPIRTGIFYNYSEITTAKTQLAEIDEFLRLRFVRLRAFLNRRGRVRQAQQIKSLMKYSFVIGWEKRILHRFSQLRLQQISTAWSE from the coding sequence ATGTCATCGCCACCTTTTACAGAGGGACAGCTCCGATTTTACATGCGGCAACAGGACGTTCGCACGTATCAATTAGGTGATTCTGAAGATGAAGTGCTAAAGCAAGTTTTGCTGGCGAGGGATAGTCTGAATTCACCCACGTACTCATTGGGGCTAAATAAGCCATTTTTAAAAGGCCAAGAACTAGTGTTTGAGCCAGCAAGGCTCGAGGACAAGCTGTTTCTCCGCTACCTAAACGGCCGTCTACGCCGTTTCTACAAGATTACGCCACCGAATCGTAACGCAATAGTCCGTCAACTTAGTGTCATCCTGAAATCAGATGCGTATCTAAATTTTGTCCGAGCTGACATAAAACGCTTTTTTAGAACCATCAATTTTCGGTGGCTAATTGAACGACTCCGAATGGATGGATTTCTCTCCGCATTAGAATTAAATACAATTATCCAGATTGAACATTTCAGTTCAAAATTTCACGCGTTAGGAATTCCTTGGGGGCTTTCTATTAGTTCGACTTTAGCTGAAATATTTCTCCTGGAATTTGATGAAAAACTGAGAGAGACTAAACAAGTGTATTACTATCGACGGTTTGTTGATGATATGATTTTGGTGGCATCCGAAAATGCCCAAAACATATTAGATCGAATAACGGAGGTGCTTGAGAGCCAAAGCTTAAAGCTGAATAAAATTAAAACTATTGCAGTCTCAGAGTCGCATACAGTTCCGATTAAGCTAGATTATCTCGGCTATCAATTCACACGCGCTTTGCAAAAAAGCAAAAAGCCAGCTGATGTTACTATCTCGATTTCGAAATCTAAGTGTGAAAGATTGCGCCAACGCATTATTGAATCTTTTTCCGATTTTTACAAAAATGGAGATTGGTTTCTATTGAGAGATCGCATCAAATCGCTCACCGGAAATTATACTATTAACAAATCTGCACACTCATCCCCGATTCGAACGGGTATTTTTTATAACTACTCTGAGATCACAACGGCCAAAACGCAACTCGCTGAGATCGACGAATTTTTACGGCTGCGGTTTGTAAGGCTGCGGGCCTTTTTGAATAGACGTGGGAGAGTGCGTCAAGCGCAACAAATAAAAAGCCTTATGAAGTATTCATTTGTTATCGGCTGGGAGAAGCGAATACTTCATCGTTTCTCTCAATTGCGCCTTCAACAAATCAGCACTGCATGGTCAGAATGA